A stretch of the Haladaptatus sp. R4 genome encodes the following:
- a CDS encoding mechanosensitive ion channel family protein, with the protein MILASLLQWIVNQFPGSEGQFVLSLIVGIGFILCEWILWKLSRVAKREYPYRLVNVSILVASLILIGLSGSLYVIIWEQTHQAVKSVKALGTVKRMGVQIVLTLGVCTAAYVSAGMVNRVIDRLLQQTEEITRHQGKVVSRLSIIGVYIVGLFAILSVWKINLQGLFVGAGLLGAVIGLAANETLGSLLAGFQLMFSRPFEIGDWVQIDEHEGIVTDITIFTTRIETFEGKYIMLPNDVVSSSTIINIGRKGRLRLGVEVGVDYEVDPDHAMAVAKEAMKGIDEILAVPSPDVVLKQFGESSVLLELRFWIEKPSSRKKWRAVTAVVRAVKLAYDREGIKIPYPQQEVLAREEAGGFRVVDGESTVTIPGQD; encoded by the coding sequence ATGATTCTCGCATCGCTTCTTCAGTGGATTGTTAACCAATTTCCAGGTTCTGAGGGCCAGTTTGTCCTCTCACTCATTGTGGGTATCGGGTTCATCCTTTGTGAGTGGATACTTTGGAAACTCTCACGGGTTGCAAAGCGTGAGTATCCATATCGTCTAGTAAATGTCAGTATACTTGTCGCGAGTTTGATTCTCATTGGGTTGAGTGGGAGCCTCTACGTTATAATCTGGGAACAGACGCATCAAGCGGTAAAGAGTGTAAAAGCACTCGGCACAGTCAAAAGGATGGGAGTTCAGATCGTGCTGACACTCGGTGTATGTACAGCAGCGTATGTTAGTGCTGGAATGGTCAATCGGGTCATTGACCGACTCTTGCAACAGACCGAAGAGATTACACGCCACCAGGGAAAAGTCGTTTCCCGGTTGTCTATTATTGGTGTATATATCGTTGGTCTTTTCGCGATATTAAGTGTCTGGAAAATAAACCTCCAAGGGCTATTTGTAGGTGCTGGACTGCTTGGTGCCGTGATTGGATTAGCAGCGAATGAAACGCTTGGGTCGTTGCTTGCTGGCTTTCAACTCATGTTCTCCAGACCGTTTGAGATTGGTGACTGGGTACAAATCGATGAGCATGAAGGGATCGTGACTGACATCACGATTTTTACGACTCGTATCGAGACGTTCGAAGGAAAATACATCATGCTCCCAAACGATGTTGTCAGTAGTAGTACAATCATCAATATCGGGCGCAAAGGACGACTTCGACTCGGTGTGGAAGTCGGGGTAGACTATGAAGTTGACCCCGATCATGCGATGGCAGTTGCAAAGGAGGCAATGAAGGGTATCGACGAGATTTTGGCGGTACCGAGTCCAGACGTCGTTCTAAAGCAATTCGGGGAGTCTTCAGTCCTTCTTGAACTTCGGTTCTGGATCGAGAAGCCGAGTAGCCGCAAGAAATGGCGGGCAGTGACCGCCGTGGTTCGGGCAGTCAAACTCGCCTATGACCGAGAGGGAATCAAAATTCCATATCCACAGCAAGAGGTATTGGCTCGAGAAGAAGCCGGTGGCTTTCGGGTGGTCGATGGCGAATCAACGGTTACAATTCCTGGGCAAGATTGA